TTTTTCAGGTTGGTTTCAAAGTTGTAATTCATCAAAATAAGCAATAGTAGTTGTTTCTAAGAAAGGAAAATGTACCGCTAATGAAGTATCATATCATGATTTTATGTTCTATTTTAAGTAACGTATATTGGAAATATAGGAATTTTAATCGATTGTAACAACTAACCAGATGAAGCGGTCTGTAGCTCCTCATAGACGTTTGGTTTGGACCGTCCTTCCAACGACTCGTAGTTACTGCTAAGAAAGGTTGAAAATCGTgttagaaaataaagaaaattgttTCATATTGTCGGAAAAAAAAGTGTCCACACAATTTAGAAAAAGattgttattttatatcaaaagcTGTAATCAGCAATTTTCACTTGTAATGCTTACTAGAAAACTGATGAAATCGGTATCAAAGCGATCGTAAAACCATTTTAACATACTAAATGTAGTTATACTTACCTCTGATTGGCTTCATCATCATTCTCACCTACAAGTACATCATTCAAGAAAAAAATGAGATCAAATACGGTACATTTAAACACGACgaatacaaaaataaactaTTTTGAATCCCTTACTACTTTAAACTTTTGTGAAACATAATCTTTTAAACGATTTAATTACTGAAGTGTATAACACCAGTTCACTTCTGGTTTAATAAAAATGGAAACTACATCTAATTCGGAGCCAGTTTAAAGACAAAAGAAAATACTGACATCAAAGGGGAATCAAAATTCTTTCTCAAAATTGATAGAAGAATGACGAAATAAGAACAATAACTATAGAGTTGCGTGGATCCCTATTAAAGGAGAATAATACCAGGTTTCTAGTAAGCGTCCCCTGCTTCATAGACAACATAAAATATTACTTGAGCATTTGTTTCACACAAACATAATGGCGATTTTTTACACCAAACGTCTGGTCGGGGGGGATATATCTTAATCCGCGTAGATAATTAGCCAGTATGTCCGGAACATTCGCGCGAGCTCGACCGGACATTAAACACATCGCGCGTGCGTTATCCTAGGAATGTGCGGAAACAAAGATTAACAAAGTTTATTTTACCTCCAATTTCTTGTGTTTTTATCTCAGAATATACAGAGGCTTTGGCTACTTGGCTTGTATCAAGTTCCTGGTACGATCTGTgtgtaataaattatcaataaattagGATACAACATGTTTATTTCTTTGGGAAGAAGTTAACATTGAAAAACATGCAGgatataataaaagaaaatatccatCGAACATCCCTTAGCTTCAGTTAATCATGCcctgtcaatatatattttgagtaaagtaaagtaaagtGAAATATGAGTGTCGTCATTAATTTAAATGTCAATGAGGGAAGTTATGTTTGTGGAAATGTAAATTAGGAATAGTAACAAACAATGCACACGCCCTTTTTTGTGTTAGAGAATCCCTATTACACatatatggatttttttctaaacaacGTAAATAATTGAAATTGGTGGCTTAGCTTTGCGTACAATTAACCTACAAAGAAACTGATGATTGATGGATTAGCTTTACATACAAATAACCCACGATGAAGCTGTCAGTTATGTcctatttcaaatattttataaaatgtttacctTTCGCCTTCTTGCGTAATCGTTGCTGTTGAATGAGAAACAAAAATATCCTAATCACACATTTATAGTTATAAGGACAACATGTTTAAGTACTAACAAAGTCCATGCAACGGTTTCCTATCGTCAGTATTCTAACAACGCAACGATTTATGAAAAAAGTTCTTATACTTTCAATTCGGTTCAAACATGTTCATAAAACTATTAACTTTGAAGTAACTGCTTTGTATTTTGCGAAGTTTGTATAGTCACCTATTTCACCTCCAGAGCAGAATAgaaaacttaaatatttaatgaaataaacagtttatatgaaCAATAGtgtttttctcttctttttttttctggtggattgtatgaaatatatcatttcttCTTCTACCATTCTATCAAAATACCTCGCCCAGAAAATTGCACTTTATCGAATCCCTGGTTCTTGCATTGCTGACATTTGCTTGAACTGTAAAGAAAAATAGTAATCAAATTTATTAACAGCTTATGAccctgtgtatatctatatctgcTCATACCTATATGAACGGGTAATTCATGAACATGCAGACACGTGAAATTATAATACATCTTGATAAATTACCACGGAATTTCGAATTGGATGCTTACTTACCGAAATGGCAGACGCCCTTTTCCTGTGAAACAAACAGAGTTAGTAATTTTCATCAAAACGCAAAATATTTCACTAAAAAATAGCCATAACGAGATAAAAGGAAGAGCTAACGGATTGTTATAATCAAACTATATACGTACGGGTGATGAAGATTCCAAGTCCCAAAGTTACCATGATTATTAGGCCGCATATACACGTCAGTACAACTCCCGTCACGTAAAGGCTGTTAGGGCTAgaggacatacatgtatctaatggGAGAAAAAACGTCCTGTGAACTTATATGGTAGAGTATCAATGTGGCTAAACAGTAATTCAAACTTAatgtattaatagaaaaaaatcagttaatgtcattaccttatcattacaatgtaaacagttaatgtcattgccttatcattacaatgtaaacagttaatgtcataaCCGTATCAtgacaatgtaaacagttaatgtcattaccttaatatataatgtaatcagttaatgtcattacattatcattacaatgtaaacagtaaCTGTCATAaccttatcattacaatgtaaacagttaatgtcattaccttatcattacaaggtaaacagttaatgtcattacattatcattacaatgtaaacagttaacCTGCAAATAGTTAATGTCATCacttcatcattacaatgtaaacagctaatgtcattaccttaatatataatgtaatcaGTTAATGTCATAACATTATCATTgcaatgtaaacagttaatgtcataaccttatcattacaatgtaaacagtaaCTGTCATAaccttatcattacaatgtaaacagttaatgtcattaccTTATCATTACAACGTAAACAGTTAATCTGCAAATAGTTAATGTCATAaccttatcattacaatgtaaacagttaatggcATTGctttatcattacaatgtaaacagttaatgtcattactttatcattacaatgtaaacagttaatgttattactttatcattacaatgtaaaccgTTAATGACATATGGTATcataacaatgtaaacagttaatggcATAACCGTATCATATATTGTAAACAGCTTATGGCATTACCTCACCATTACAATGTTAACAGTTAATGTAATTATTTTACCATTACATTATGAACAGTTAATGCCATTActttatcattataatgtaaacagttaatggcATAACCGTATCATCACAATATGATGACTTAGTACTATTACCTGATCACTATGTATTGCAGACTATAATGATGAATGTTaagatatacacaatatacattctAATTGATAAGAATCTCGATTATTGTAACACCATACCTTCTTGAACTCTACATCCTGAAGACTCAAGTGATGTGATGTTACCGTCCGAGTTGTATGCTACAACCTTAAAGAAGTACAGTTGCCCCCCATCTAGTTTATCgatagttacactgtacacgtcATTTCCGTCCACCTGTTTGTAGATCGTCGCTGGATCTATAACTGACTGTAGGAAGTTGTCGGTGCTGTATAAAACACGAAAGTACTCGGTGTTTCCACCATTTGTCCACATCACTTCGACGGAATGGAGTTTTCCACAGCTGACTGATAAACTCTTCGGTAGTTTCGGCATGTCTACAGTATTAAAACAAGATATCGTTATTCCAAAGTCACGTCGTTACATCAGCCATTAATACATTGAGGTATTTCTCCAAAAATAAAACCAGTTCATTTGAAATAGTGTTGAAATAATACATGTGATAACACAATATCAACCATAtcgtttatatacatatatcgtTGATCCATAAGCATTGAAAGTCTCCTCGTAGGTAATATATCATCTTGTTATGGATATATTTTCCTTATTCATATGTTATAATGACACCAATTATGCATCGTGTAATATACACGGGTACAATAACACTACTGAGagaatataaaaatatcagaaacGTAAAATcgaaaaatgataattattatttacCTTTTCCTTCCACTATAAAACTGAACGTGTTACTGCCCCGACTGTTCGTGGCCGTTACACTGTAGACCTCCATACCAGGCCTCCCGTATATCTGTACGTGTCCCCACCGATACGGCAGATAGGTTCATCATCACAAAGGTGTTATGGATAGCAAAATTGTCTGTTCCGTCGACTAAAGGTGTAACAACGGTGTCCGGTGATGCTTGGAAGGACCAAGAGAAAGTTGGCTCCGGATTCGAGAGGAACAATGCATTCATGACTAAAATATCACCTGTTTCTAAATTATACGTTTGGTCAGTTTCATTTCTCGCGACTCGACGTGGTTCACctacaacacaaatatataaataaatgttacaggtaaatattcatTCGTGTCTGAAACTATGTCTTCAATGGACCTCTGAATGATAGGAGTATCTATACTTTTAATAGG
This genomic stretch from Pecten maximus chromosome 13, xPecMax1.1, whole genome shotgun sequence harbors:
- the LOC117340830 gene encoding uncharacterized protein LOC117340830 isoform X1, which encodes MEVYSVTATNSRGSNTFSFIVEGKDMPKLPKSLSVSCGKLHSVEVMWTNGGNTEYFRVLYSTDNFLQSVIDPATIYKQVDGNDVYSVTIDKLDGGQLYFFKVVAYNSDGNITSLESSGCRVQEDTCMSSSPNSLYVTGVVLTCICGLIIMVTLGLGIFITRKGRLPFRSSKCQQCKNQGFDKVQFSGRATITQEGERSYQELDTSQVAKASVYSEIKTQEIGGENDDEANQSSNYESLEGRSKPNVYEELQTASSGSSGLYTNTTITKGTA
- the LOC117340830 gene encoding uncharacterized protein LOC117340830 isoform X2, which encodes MEVYSVTATNSRGSNTFSFIVEGKDMPKLPKSLSVSCGKLHSVEVMWTNGGNTEYFRVLYSTDNFLQSVIDPATIYKQVDGNDVYSVTIDKLDGGQLYFFKVVAYNSDGNITSLESSGCRVQEDTCMSSSPNSLYVTGVVLTCICGLIIMVTLGLGIFITRKGRLPFRSSKCQQCKNQGFDKVQFSGRATITQEGERSYQELDTSQVAKASVYSEIKTQEIGGENDDEANQSNYESLEGRSKPNVYEELQTASSGSSGLYTNTTITKGTA